The Pan troglodytes isolate AG18354 chromosome 1, NHGRI_mPanTro3-v2.0_pri, whole genome shotgun sequence genome includes a region encoding these proteins:
- the SFT2D2 gene encoding vesicle transport protein SFT2B isoform X1, giving the protein MDKLKKVLSGQDTEDRSGLSEVVEASSLSWGTRIKGFIACFAIGILCSLLGTVLLWVPRKGLHLFAVFYTFGNIASIGSTIFLMGPVKQLKRMFEPTRLIATIMVLLCFALTLCSAFWWHNKGLALIFCILQSLSLTWYSLSFIPFARDAVKKCFAVCLA; this is encoded by the exons ATGGACAAGCTGAAGAAGGTGCTGAGCGGGCAGGACACGGAGGACCGGAGCGGCCTGTCCGAG gtTGTTGAGGCATCTTCATTAAGCTGGGGTACCAGGATAAAAGGCTTCATTGCGTGTTTTGCTATAGGAATTCTCTGCTCACTGCTG GGTACTGTTCTGCTGTGGGTGCCCAGGAAGGGACTACACCTCTTCGCAGTGTTTTATACCTTTGGTAATATCGCATCAATTGGGAg TACCATCTTCCTCATGGGACCAGTGAAACAGCTGAAGCGAATGTTTGAGCCTACTCGTTTGATTGCAACTATCATGGTGCTG TTGTGTTTTGCACTTACCCTGTGTTCTGCCTTTTgg tgGCATAACAAGGGACTTGCACTTATCTTCTGCATTTTGCAGTCTTTGTCATTGACGTG gTACAGCCTTTCCTTCATACCATTTGCAAG GGATGCTGTGAAGAAGTGTTTTGCCGTGTGTCTTGCATAA
- the SFT2D2 gene encoding vesicle transport protein SFT2B isoform X2, with protein sequence MDKLKKVLSGQDTEDRSGLSEVVEASSLSWGTRIKGFIACFAIGILCSLLGTVLLWVPRKGLHLFAVFYTFGNIASIGSTIFLMGPVKQLKRMFEPTRLIATIMVLWHNKGLALIFCILQSLSLTWYSLSFIPFARDAVKKCFAVCLA encoded by the exons ATGGACAAGCTGAAGAAGGTGCTGAGCGGGCAGGACACGGAGGACCGGAGCGGCCTGTCCGAG gtTGTTGAGGCATCTTCATTAAGCTGGGGTACCAGGATAAAAGGCTTCATTGCGTGTTTTGCTATAGGAATTCTCTGCTCACTGCTG GGTACTGTTCTGCTGTGGGTGCCCAGGAAGGGACTACACCTCTTCGCAGTGTTTTATACCTTTGGTAATATCGCATCAATTGGGAg TACCATCTTCCTCATGGGACCAGTGAAACAGCTGAAGCGAATGTTTGAGCCTACTCGTTTGATTGCAACTATCATGGTGCTG tgGCATAACAAGGGACTTGCACTTATCTTCTGCATTTTGCAGTCTTTGTCATTGACGTG gTACAGCCTTTCCTTCATACCATTTGCAAG GGATGCTGTGAAGAAGTGTTTTGCCGTGTGTCTTGCATAA